Proteins encoded by one window of Deinococcus radiodurans R1 = ATCC 13939 = DSM 20539:
- a CDS encoding DUF4357 domain-containing protein produces the protein MPTESVQSAVQAIQGWLDDPPGEAVVRQCIVLRLLLAAGFDIWNPDEVHPEETNVTGSRADFLVRRGAGVFALELKGMGATLQARDYQQALNYAVSVGTRWAIVTNGRVWVVLDERRGGDWEARVALKTEMGQEGHTFGEDLATLLDPQIWEKDRFEAALKTVAQRQERRRDEERIRREKRPLVEAEQARYKHKISFEEAADIASRVGLITEAERDVLLAPTESLPVPRADSDEIVFYFNSGPAQATATYHRITGLWILKAGSTARREIAPYAKATAKRREQYLLDGTLKDDGTILTFEKDVSHKAPSSAASDISGGSEPGWDVWKDAQGRSAQFYRPPRETSAE, from the coding sequence ATGCCCACAGAATCTGTACAAAGTGCTGTGCAAGCCATCCAGGGGTGGCTGGATGACCCACCGGGCGAAGCTGTCGTTCGGCAGTGCATCGTCCTGCGCCTCTTGCTGGCAGCCGGTTTTGACATCTGGAATCCTGACGAGGTTCATCCGGAGGAAACCAATGTCACGGGCAGCCGGGCCGACTTTCTGGTGCGGCGAGGGGCGGGCGTGTTCGCTCTCGAACTCAAGGGCATGGGCGCGACCCTACAAGCCCGCGACTATCAGCAGGCGCTCAACTATGCCGTCAGCGTCGGCACGCGCTGGGCCATCGTGACCAATGGGCGGGTCTGGGTGGTGCTGGACGAGCGGCGCGGGGGCGACTGGGAAGCGAGAGTGGCCCTCAAAACCGAAATGGGGCAAGAGGGCCACACTTTTGGCGAGGACTTGGCGACGCTGCTCGACCCCCAAATCTGGGAAAAGGACAGGTTCGAAGCGGCCCTCAAGACAGTCGCTCAGCGTCAGGAAAGGCGGCGGGACGAGGAACGCATTCGCCGCGAAAAGCGCCCCCTTGTCGAAGCGGAGCAGGCGAGATACAAGCACAAAATCTCCTTTGAGGAGGCCGCCGACATTGCCAGCAGAGTGGGCCTTATCACGGAAGCGGAGCGGGACGTATTGCTGGCGCCAACGGAGAGTCTTCCAGTGCCTCGCGCCGATTCGGACGAAATCGTTTTCTATTTCAACAGCGGGCCAGCTCAGGCGACAGCCACTTATCACCGCATCACCGGACTCTGGATACTGAAAGCAGGCAGTACAGCCCGGCGAGAGATAGCTCCCTATGCCAAGGCGACAGCCAAGAGGCGAGAACAGTATTTGCTGGATGGGACTTTAAAAGACGATGGAACAATCCTGACCTTCGAGAAGGATGTCAGCCACAAAGCACCGAGTTCTGCCGCCAGTGACATCTCTGGTGGCTCGGAACCCGGCTGGGATGTCTGGAAAGACGCCCAGGGGCGCTCGGCACAGTTTTATAGGCCGCCAAGAGAAACCTCAGCGGAGTGA
- a CDS encoding DUF4870 domain-containing protein, giving the protein MNGQTPTQLRPLASGLSPDERSGAYLLHLSPLLGLLLPSIGHLLGPVAAWWMLKSSPALDAQGKEVVNFQLTATVISLLLSVLAFVLIGAGMLGGLAGIVAPLAGMLSMFGAVGALFAILLPLSLLLSVYPLVCMVLGLMRASEGQLYRYPLTIRFLS; this is encoded by the coding sequence ATGAACGGACAGACCCCCACCCAGCTGCGGCCCCTGGCCTCCGGCCTGTCGCCGGACGAGCGTTCGGGCGCTTATCTGCTGCACCTCTCGCCGCTGCTGGGGCTGCTGCTGCCGAGCATCGGGCACCTGTTGGGGCCGGTGGCGGCGTGGTGGATGCTGAAATCTTCGCCCGCCCTCGACGCCCAGGGCAAAGAAGTCGTCAACTTTCAACTGACGGCGACCGTGATTTCCCTGCTGCTGAGTGTGCTGGCCTTCGTCCTGATCGGGGCCGGAATGCTGGGCGGGCTGGCGGGCATCGTCGCGCCGCTGGCAGGGATGCTGTCCATGTTCGGCGCGGTGGGGGCCTTATTCGCCATTCTGCTGCCGCTGTCGCTGCTGCTCTCGGTCTATCCCCTGGTGTGCATGGTGCTGGGCCTGATGCGGGCCAGCGAGGGTCAGCTCTACCGCTACCCGCTGACGATCCGGTTTCTGAGTTGA
- the hflX gene encoding GTPase HflX gives MDKVHGNLSGLRPAQKKALENLYRRRIEPGRIGSPELARNLAELSHDVRREVGVLIDRRGRVISVSVADARGTEFPDLRLGENRLAGFHLLHAHPRGGALSKGDLSTLFLKRLDAVSAIEVGNDGRPGLVHTAHLTPPGTVGEEEDWRILPPAQPFEIDEFDLGAQVSALEEEIARAARTREAKKDHERALLVQIDGGEFDAEERLEELGELARTAGAEVVYKELIYRRNLKPGTLVGAGKLEELTSKAYHLDADLLIFGQELGPAQAREIEAATGLKVVDRTQLILDIFALHAQGVESRLQVELAQLRYMKPRLLGAGAQLSRIGGGGGSAGGGAIGTRGPGETKLELDRRRINDRLSFLEKQLEGVSQRREERRKSRERNDVPVVSIVGYTNAGKSTLLNSFTHAAEEPRRVLAENKLFATLRPTSRQGYIEGIGQVIFTDTVGFIRDLPKDLSRAFRSTLEEIGDADVLLHVVDAASPGAEQRLDAVNRILDDLGFRDMPTVVALNKADRAEPEVLAREQERTGGIPVSALKNIGLTELKEALGDAVASVQRAELARQEEARAARVEWR, from the coding sequence ATAGATAAAGTTCACGGTAACCTCTCCGGCCTGCGCCCGGCCCAGAAAAAAGCCCTGGAAAACTTATATCGCCGCCGCATCGAGCCGGGGCGCATCGGTTCGCCCGAACTGGCCCGTAACCTGGCCGAACTGTCGCATGACGTGCGGCGCGAGGTCGGCGTGCTGATCGACCGCCGGGGCCGCGTGATTTCGGTCAGCGTGGCCGACGCCCGGGGCACCGAGTTTCCCGACCTGCGTCTGGGCGAGAACCGTCTGGCGGGGTTTCACCTGCTGCACGCCCATCCCCGTGGCGGGGCGCTCAGCAAGGGCGACCTCTCCACGCTGTTCCTCAAGCGCCTGGACGCGGTTTCGGCCATCGAGGTCGGCAACGACGGGCGCCCCGGCCTGGTCCACACCGCCCACCTGACCCCTCCCGGCACGGTGGGCGAGGAAGAAGACTGGCGCATCTTGCCGCCCGCGCAGCCTTTCGAGATCGACGAGTTCGACCTCGGCGCGCAGGTCTCGGCGCTGGAGGAAGAAATTGCCCGCGCGGCCCGCACCCGCGAGGCGAAAAAGGACCACGAACGGGCACTGCTGGTCCAGATTGACGGGGGCGAATTCGACGCCGAGGAGCGGCTGGAAGAACTCGGTGAGCTGGCGCGCACCGCCGGGGCCGAAGTCGTCTACAAGGAACTGATCTACCGTCGCAACCTCAAACCCGGCACGCTGGTGGGGGCGGGCAAACTGGAAGAACTGACGAGCAAGGCCTACCACCTCGACGCCGACCTGCTCATCTTCGGCCAGGAGCTCGGCCCCGCCCAGGCGCGTGAAATCGAGGCGGCGACCGGGCTCAAGGTGGTGGACCGCACCCAGCTGATTCTCGACATCTTCGCTCTGCACGCGCAGGGGGTCGAGTCGCGGCTGCAGGTCGAACTCGCGCAGCTGCGCTACATGAAGCCGCGGCTGCTGGGGGCGGGGGCGCAGCTCTCGCGCATCGGGGGCGGCGGGGGCAGCGCCGGGGGCGGGGCGATCGGCACACGCGGGCCGGGGGAAACGAAGCTGGAGCTTGACCGCCGCCGCATCAACGACCGCCTGAGCTTTCTGGAAAAGCAACTTGAAGGCGTGTCGCAGCGCCGCGAGGAACGCCGCAAGAGCCGCGAGCGCAACGACGTGCCTGTGGTCAGTATCGTGGGTTACACGAACGCTGGCAAGTCCACCCTGCTCAACTCGTTCACCCACGCCGCCGAAGAGCCCCGGCGCGTGTTGGCCGAGAACAAACTGTTCGCCACCCTGCGCCCGACCAGCCGTCAGGGTTACATTGAGGGCATCGGTCAGGTCATTTTTACCGACACGGTGGGCTTTATCCGCGACCTGCCCAAAGACCTTTCGCGGGCCTTCCGCTCCACGCTGGAGGAAATCGGCGACGCCGACGTGCTGCTGCATGTGGTGGACGCCGCTTCACCGGGCGCCGAGCAGCGCCTGGACGCGGTGAACCGCATTCTGGACGACCTCGGTTTCCGTGACATGCCCACCGTGGTGGCGCTGAACAAGGCCGACCGCGCTGAGCCGGAAGTGCTGGCGCGTGAACAGGAGCGCACAGGCGGCATCCCCGTCAGCGCCCTGAAAAACATCGGCCTGACTGAACTGAAAGAAGCCCTGGGCGACGCGGTGGCGAGCGTGCAGCGCGCCGAACTTGCCCGGCAGGAAGAAGCGCGGGCCGCGCGGGTGGAGTGGCGCTGA
- a CDS encoding IS4-like element ISDra1 family transposase, giving the protein MPGMSTPQGKKRRADRTFRDEQLDRGFFIALLVVHLPPGKVLLSLDRTNWEHGETPINFLVLGAVVHGFTLPLIWVPLDQSGNSHTYARMWLVLKLLRAWPAKRWLGLVADREFIGAEWFRFLRRQGIKRAIRIRQTDMLDDMKGKEWFEHVQHGHFHEIGEKVFVFGELMRVVATRSPTGDLVIIATDFSARKTWRLYKQRWSIECTFSSFKKRGFDLERTGMTERSRLQRLFGLVTLAWMFCLRLGVWLSQTWPIPVLKHGRRAVSLVRHGAQHLVDALRWKPQQFMAILEVFIQAFCPPGAAESEVVTY; this is encoded by the coding sequence ATGCCGGGGATGAGTACCCCGCAGGGCAAGAAGAGACGAGCAGACCGCACCTTCCGGGATGAGCAGCTGGACAGGGGCTTTTTCATCGCTCTGCTTGTCGTCCATCTTCCACCGGGGAAGGTTTTGCTAAGTCTGGACCGCACCAATTGGGAGCACGGGGAAACGCCCATCAACTTTCTGGTGCTTGGAGCCGTGGTTCACGGCTTCACCCTGCCGCTCATCTGGGTGCCTCTCGACCAGTCTGGGAACAGTCACACCTACGCTCGAATGTGGCTGGTGTTGAAGCTCCTTCGGGCCTGGCCAGCGAAACGCTGGCTGGGTCTGGTGGCCGATCGGGAGTTCATCGGCGCGGAATGGTTCCGCTTTCTTCGTCGTCAGGGCATCAAGAGGGCAATTCGTATCCGACAGACCGACATGCTAGACGACATGAAGGGGAAAGAGTGGTTTGAGCACGTCCAGCACGGTCATTTTCACGAGATTGGCGAAAAGGTGTTCGTGTTCGGGGAGTTGATGCGGGTGGTCGCAACGAGGTCACCCACAGGTGACCTCGTCATCATCGCCACAGATTTCAGTGCTCGGAAGACCTGGAGGCTCTACAAACAGCGCTGGTCGATTGAGTGCACCTTCAGCAGTTTCAAAAAGCGAGGCTTTGACTTAGAGCGAACCGGAATGACGGAAAGGAGCCGTCTACAGCGACTCTTCGGACTGGTGACATTGGCTTGGATGTTCTGTTTGCGCCTGGGGGTCTGGCTGAGCCAGACCTGGCCCATCCCCGTTCTGAAGCATGGTCGGAGAGCGGTCAGTCTGGTGCGGCACGGTGCTCAGCATCTCGTGGATGCCCTCCGGTGGAAACCCCAACAGTTCATGGCGATCCTGGAGGTGTTCATCCAGGCTTTTTGCCCGCCAGGAGCGGCTGAAAGTGAAGTTGTCACCTACTGA
- a CDS encoding DUF11 domain-containing protein, with protein sequence MANVNLATYSASTVTSSAANTSDLASCYYPNLAPNITATKSVRKVSGSAGSAILPGDTLEYTIVTRNSGTLSSSTTTLQDTVPAGTTYVVGSTQLNFSSVTDRTGVTSNDQMPYSVATPISSPTAASGIVRVDNTPNTITSSATDPDNREAVVTFRVTVNSGVTEIRNRATAVHVDGSVSTNETATSAGAPALSVVKSVDSSYVKVTLPDPANSTALALTPQQVVYTITVTNTGTATANNVKVTDTLPTGMNLVSATLARSTSTDAKGVTTYGTASALSSSTAAPNLTFDVGSLSATEPGHSAQLRVTVTPSVTPNSNQAAYLNTARSSATSVAEVTSAQVRTDVIYTRLFKQVHNVGSNPPAEVPQQSPAWSDKSQGLPGEALEYCIDFYNYGSVALNNYVVKDVVPANTTYVVGSATVKTGTMGTTPLQTFAGASVGEAKRSGDGDHRRSRSPGPGQLVLPRPDSVVA encoded by the coding sequence TTGGCAAACGTCAACCTGGCGACTTACAGCGCCTCCACGGTGACCAGCAGTGCGGCGAATACATCTGACTTGGCCAGCTGCTACTACCCTAACCTCGCGCCCAATATCACGGCGACCAAAAGCGTTCGCAAAGTGTCGGGCAGCGCGGGAAGTGCAATCTTGCCGGGCGATACCCTCGAATACACCATCGTGACCCGCAACTCGGGCACCCTGAGTTCTTCGACGACCACGCTGCAAGACACCGTTCCGGCAGGAACGACTTATGTGGTGGGCTCCACTCAGTTGAACTTTAGTTCCGTGACTGACCGCACGGGGGTCACGAGCAACGACCAGATGCCTTACAGCGTGGCGACGCCCATCTCCAGTCCGACGGCGGCTAGCGGCATCGTGCGGGTGGACAACACGCCCAACACCATTACCAGCAGCGCCACCGACCCCGATAACCGGGAAGCGGTGGTGACCTTCCGCGTGACGGTGAACAGTGGCGTGACTGAAATTCGCAACCGGGCGACCGCGGTTCACGTGGATGGCAGTGTTTCCACCAACGAAACGGCGACGAGCGCGGGCGCACCAGCCCTGAGCGTTGTCAAAAGCGTGGACAGCTCTTACGTGAAGGTCACGTTGCCCGATCCGGCCAACAGCACCGCTCTGGCCTTGACGCCTCAGCAGGTGGTCTACACCATCACCGTGACCAACACCGGCACGGCGACGGCCAACAATGTGAAAGTCACGGACACGCTTCCTACCGGTATGAATCTCGTGTCCGCAACTCTGGCGCGTTCGACCAGTACCGACGCGAAGGGGGTCACGACCTATGGCACGGCCAGTGCTCTGAGCAGCTCGACTGCTGCGCCCAACCTGACCTTCGATGTGGGTTCCTTGTCCGCCACCGAGCCGGGGCACTCGGCACAGCTTCGGGTAACGGTCACGCCGAGTGTCACGCCCAACAGCAACCAGGCGGCTTATCTGAACACGGCCCGGTCAAGCGCGACCTCGGTGGCGGAGGTGACGTCGGCACAGGTCAGGACGGACGTGATCTACACCCGTCTGTTCAAGCAGGTGCACAACGTGGGCAGCAACCCGCCGGCGGAGGTTCCGCAGCAATCCCCCGCCTGGAGCGACAAGAGCCAGGGCCTGCCCGGTGAAGCGCTGGAATACTGCATTGACTTCTATAACTACGGCAGTGTGGCCCTGAACAACTACGTCGTCAAAGACGTGGTGCCGGCCAACACCACCTATGTGGTGGGAAGCGCCACCGTGAAGACGGGAACGATGGGCACGACCCCACTGCAAACCTTTGCCGGTGCTTCTGTGGGCGAAGCGAAACGGAGTGGTGACGGCGACCATCGGCGCTCTCGCTCCCCAGGCCCGGGGCAGCTTGTGCTTCCGCGCCCGGATTCGGTAGTTGCCTGA
- a CDS encoding TatD family hydrolase: MFDSHTHLDYLDDPASARGELGLTGMVCIGASAEHARNAVALAEQFGDVWATVGLHPGDVEEDSPDTRAAIEALLDHPRVVGIGESGLDDYWNDTQRPAQLAAFEWQLELARRSGKPLVIHTRDKPGQDSAHRGVIETLRDWPDVQVILHCFTGHAGLLACGLERGAYFGFAGNVTYKNAVEIQAAAQQVPLDRLLVETDAPFLAPVPKRGKPNRPGYVRYTLDFVAGLRGLNPAELERVTDENARRVYGI; this comes from the coding sequence ATGTTCGACTCGCACACCCACCTCGATTATCTCGACGACCCCGCCTCGGCGCGGGGTGAACTGGGCCTGACCGGCATGGTCTGCATCGGCGCCAGCGCGGAACATGCCCGCAACGCGGTGGCCCTGGCCGAGCAGTTCGGTGACGTGTGGGCCACCGTCGGCCTGCATCCTGGCGACGTGGAAGAGGACTCGCCGGACACCCGCGCCGCCATTGAGGCCCTGCTGGACCATCCCCGCGTGGTCGGCATCGGCGAGAGCGGCCTGGACGACTACTGGAACGACACACAGCGCCCCGCACAGCTCGCCGCCTTCGAGTGGCAGTTGGAGCTCGCGCGGCGCAGTGGCAAACCCCTGGTTATTCATACCCGCGACAAGCCGGGGCAGGACTCGGCGCACCGGGGCGTCATCGAAACACTGAGGGACTGGCCCGATGTGCAGGTCATCCTCCACTGCTTCACCGGGCACGCGGGGCTGCTGGCGTGTGGCCTGGAACGCGGCGCTTACTTCGGTTTCGCGGGCAACGTGACCTACAAAAATGCCGTAGAGATTCAGGCGGCGGCCCAGCAGGTGCCGCTGGACCGGCTGCTGGTCGAGACCGACGCCCCCTTCCTGGCGCCGGTGCCCAAGCGGGGCAAACCCAACCGGCCCGGCTACGTGCGCTATACGTTGGATTTCGTGGCGGGGCTGCGCGGTCTGAACCCGGCAGAGCTGGAGCGCGTCACCGACGAAAACGCCCGGCGGGTGTACGGCATCTGA
- a CDS encoding HEPN domain-containing protein — MVLASFSSELYLKGILLMHGIQPKHTHNPKDLFSRLPDSAQTEIAKHNHTTFSIDEILETSVGNFQKIRYMRLTPVGFVSFSTLLVEILHRYVTDNFEDHGQRYAWEDFILPTDNNGSCSFVVVTEGDQDLAV; from the coding sequence ATGGTGCTCGCTTCTTTTTCATCCGAACTTTATTTAAAGGGCATTTTGTTGATGCATGGGATTCAACCCAAGCACACCCACAACCCAAAAGACCTCTTTTCTCGCTTGCCAGATAGTGCGCAGACTGAGATTGCAAAACATAACCATACGACGTTTTCTATTGATGAGATTTTGGAAACATCGGTGGGTAATTTTCAAAAGATTCGCTACATGCGCCTAACCCCAGTAGGTTTCGTCTCATTTTCTACCTTGCTGGTTGAAATTCTACATAGATATGTCACAGATAATTTCGAAGATCATGGTCAACGTTATGCCTGGGAAGATTTTATCCTTCCTACAGACAACAATGGTTCGTGCAGTTTTGTGGTCGTTACAGAGGGCGATCAAGATCTTGCTGTCTAG
- a CDS encoding valine--tRNA ligase translates to MTDPHTTTLPTQFDPTGIEPKWAARWRSEPFRADATSGKDPFTIVIPPPNVTGNLHLGHALDNTLIDTLIRYKRMAGFEALYLPGMDHAGISTQVVVERQLKDAGTSRHDLGREAFLEKVWEWKGKSGGMILDQLTRLGVSADWTRERFTMDEGLSRAVRTQFVKLYHDGLAYRGERIVNWDPASQTTLSELEIDREVRKGKMYTLSYKLENSAERGSNGETGEIRIATVRPETIFADQAIAVHPEDERFRHLVGQKARIPLTDRWVPIIADEAVEMEFGVGALKITPAHDPTDFEVGERHGLERPSVIDLDGNLTRDELVPAEFQGLERFAARKAVVKALEESGDLLEQKDHDTAIGLSERTKVPVEPIISEQWFVKMKPFADQVLEGLDKGEIKLVPERYTKVNRDWLENIRDWNISRQLWWGHQIPAWYDKEGNIYVPDPENPELDCDQDPRYAHLNLRRDPDVFDTWFSSNLWPFSTLGWPDTDSEDFRKFYPTQVLVTGYDILFFWVARMQMAGYGLTGQAPFSTVMLHGLYLDAKGQKMSKSKGNGIDPLELFGQYGVDACRFAFTFLSTGGQDIKHDARRFEQGRNFANKLWNATRFALMRLGEARIEGSDDLSAYVRAAVTLPDGVLLRSKDVLAQLKERDDLTLADRWIISRLNDVTAEASAQLDAFDIGAAIRTLYSFTWDEFCDWYIEAAKPELASGNLGTMATLKVVLEHVLKLLHPFMPFITSELYAALGHRRQIAVHSWPQPDAALHDAEATKAFDALRSAVDSARSLKSELGLSPQDRLNVAVDGDLADVVRQNARVVEGIARVNLVPALEGRTLSQVAPGVTILAPLEGTVDIADWVKKQQKRLAELDKQIKQAQGKLNNEGFVARAPAEVIEEEKRRVADFGAQKERLEGVLAQLG, encoded by the coding sequence ATGACCGACCCCCACACCACCACCCTCCCCACGCAGTTCGACCCCACCGGCATCGAGCCGAAATGGGCCGCCCGCTGGCGCAGTGAACCGTTCCGCGCTGACGCCACCAGCGGCAAAGACCCCTTTACCATCGTGATTCCGCCGCCCAACGTGACCGGCAACCTGCACCTCGGACACGCGCTCGACAACACGCTCATCGACACCCTGATTCGCTACAAGCGCATGGCGGGCTTCGAGGCGCTGTACCTGCCGGGCATGGACCACGCGGGCATCTCCACGCAGGTGGTGGTGGAGCGGCAGCTCAAGGACGCCGGGACCAGCCGCCACGACCTCGGGCGCGAGGCGTTCCTTGAAAAAGTCTGGGAGTGGAAGGGCAAATCCGGCGGCATGATTCTCGATCAGCTCACCCGCCTGGGCGTGAGCGCCGACTGGACCCGCGAGCGCTTCACGATGGACGAGGGCCTCTCGCGCGCCGTCCGCACCCAGTTCGTGAAGCTCTACCACGACGGCCTCGCCTACCGGGGCGAGCGCATCGTGAACTGGGACCCGGCCTCACAGACCACGCTCTCCGAACTGGAAATTGACCGCGAAGTGCGCAAGGGCAAGATGTACACCCTGTCGTACAAGCTGGAAAACTCCGCCGAGCGCGGGAGCAACGGCGAAACTGGCGAAATCCGCATCGCCACCGTGCGCCCCGAAACCATCTTCGCCGACCAGGCGATTGCTGTGCATCCCGAGGACGAACGCTTCCGGCATCTGGTGGGCCAGAAGGCGCGCATTCCGCTGACCGACCGCTGGGTGCCCATCATCGCCGACGAAGCGGTGGAGATGGAATTCGGCGTCGGGGCACTGAAAATCACGCCCGCGCACGACCCCACCGACTTTGAAGTGGGCGAGCGGCACGGCCTGGAGCGCCCCAGCGTGATTGATCTCGACGGCAACCTCACCCGTGACGAGCTGGTGCCCGCCGAGTTTCAGGGTCTGGAACGCTTCGCCGCGCGCAAAGCGGTGGTGAAGGCGCTGGAAGAATCCGGCGATCTGCTGGAGCAAAAGGACCACGACACCGCCATCGGCCTCTCCGAGCGCACCAAAGTGCCGGTGGAGCCCATCATTTCCGAGCAGTGGTTCGTGAAGATGAAACCCTTTGCCGACCAGGTCTTGGAAGGACTGGATAAGGGCGAGATCAAGCTGGTGCCCGAGCGCTACACGAAGGTCAACCGTGACTGGCTGGAAAACATCCGCGATTGGAACATTTCCCGGCAGTTGTGGTGGGGCCACCAGATTCCGGCGTGGTACGACAAAGAGGGCAACATCTACGTGCCCGACCCGGAAAACCCCGAACTCGACTGCGACCAGGACCCCCGCTACGCGCACCTCAATCTGCGCCGCGATCCCGACGTGTTCGACACCTGGTTTTCGAGCAACCTGTGGCCCTTTTCCACCCTCGGCTGGCCTGACACCGACAGTGAGGACTTCCGCAAGTTCTACCCGACGCAGGTGCTGGTGACCGGCTACGACATCCTCTTTTTCTGGGTGGCGCGCATGCAGATGGCGGGCTACGGCCTGACCGGACAAGCACCCTTTTCCACCGTGATGCTGCACGGCCTGTATCTGGACGCCAAGGGCCAGAAGATGTCCAAGAGCAAGGGCAACGGCATCGACCCGCTGGAACTGTTTGGGCAGTACGGGGTGGACGCCTGCCGCTTCGCCTTCACGTTCCTCTCGACCGGCGGGCAGGACATCAAGCACGACGCCCGGCGCTTCGAGCAGGGCCGCAACTTCGCCAACAAGCTCTGGAACGCCACCCGCTTTGCGCTGATGCGTCTGGGCGAAGCCCGAATCGAGGGGAGCGACGACCTCTCCGCCTACGTCCGCGCCGCCGTGACGCTGCCCGATGGCGTGCTGCTGCGGAGCAAGGACGTGTTGGCACAGCTCAAGGAGCGCGACGACCTCACCCTCGCGGACCGCTGGATTATCAGCCGCCTGAATGACGTGACCGCCGAAGCCTCCGCGCAGCTCGATGCCTTCGACATCGGCGCCGCCATCCGCACGCTGTACTCGTTCACCTGGGACGAGTTCTGCGACTGGTACATCGAGGCCGCCAAGCCCGAACTCGCCAGCGGCAACCTCGGCACCATGGCGACGCTGAAGGTGGTGCTGGAGCACGTGCTCAAGCTGCTGCACCCCTTCATGCCGTTCATCACCTCCGAGCTGTACGCCGCGCTGGGGCACCGCCGCCAGATTGCCGTGCACAGCTGGCCGCAGCCCGACGCCGCTCTGCACGACGCGGAAGCCACCAAAGCTTTCGACGCGCTGCGCTCGGCGGTGGACAGTGCTCGCAGCCTCAAGAGCGAACTGGGCCTCTCGCCGCAGGACCGCCTGAACGTGGCGGTGGACGGCGACCTCGCTGACGTGGTGCGACAGAACGCCCGCGTGGTGGAGGGCATCGCCAGGGTGAACCTCGTGCCCGCTCTGGAAGGCCGCACGCTCTCGCAGGTGGCCCCCGGCGTGACCATCCTCGCGCCGCTGGAAGGCACGGTGGACATCGCCGACTGGGTGAAAAAGCAGCAAAAACGCCTCGCCGAACTCGACAAGCAGATCAAGCAGGCGCAGGGCAAGCTGAACAACGAGGGCTTCGTGGCCCGCGCCCCCGCCGAGGTGATCGAGGAGGAGAAGCGCCGGGTGGCCGACTTCGGGGCGCAGAAGGAGCGGTTGGAAGGAGTGTTGGCTCAGTTGGGGTGA
- a CDS encoding NUDIX hydrolase: MERAQHNLRFTELARARAYAQAHGLRQKAVCHIVRRGTELLVFDHVPDGGAGVQVVAGGLEAGETPEQAALREAGEETGQDGFQVVGFLGSAVWLNTEHAKRELRHFVHLTAPDDLPDTWQHCADGHLFSFRWEPLHSARVDWEMDAFLPELG; encoded by the coding sequence ATGGAACGGGCGCAACACAACCTCAGGTTCACTGAACTGGCAAGGGCGCGGGCCTACGCTCAGGCCCACGGTCTGCGCCAAAAAGCTGTCTGCCACATCGTGCGGCGCGGCACTGAATTGCTCGTCTTTGACCATGTGCCGGACGGCGGCGCTGGGGTGCAGGTCGTCGCGGGTGGGCTGGAAGCCGGCGAAACGCCCGAACAGGCGGCCTTGCGCGAAGCAGGCGAGGAAACCGGGCAGGACGGCTTTCAAGTCGTCGGCTTCCTCGGCAGTGCCGTCTGGCTCAACACCGAGCACGCCAAACGCGAGTTGCGTCATTTCGTTCACCTCACCGCCCCCGACGACCTGCCCGACACCTGGCAGCACTGCGCCGACGGGCATCTGTTTTCCTTCCGCTGGGAGCCGCTGCATTCGGCACGGGTGGACTGGGAGATGGACGCGTTTTTGCCCGAGCTGGGGTGA
- a CDS encoding DUF4388 domain-containing protein, whose product MISGDLSVFPLLPVLQMLLVSGRGGVFTVDHPRGGELWFEHGEVLHARSGGLSGEAALQLLASVNGGTFTFEPGATPPERTLSLKQDAALHWLLGETDAWAPLLQVLPDWDRPLHFTARWTDQQPVTRDQYRLLSRVSPGTSLRTLVEQSGLLPRTAAGLYAPFVSGGLLDFG is encoded by the coding sequence ATGATTAGCGGTGACCTGAGCGTCTTTCCTCTGCTGCCGGTGCTGCAAATGTTGCTGGTCAGTGGCCGGGGCGGGGTGTTCACCGTGGATCACCCCCGGGGCGGCGAGCTGTGGTTCGAGCACGGCGAAGTGCTGCACGCCCGCAGCGGCGGCCTGAGCGGCGAAGCGGCGCTGCAATTGCTCGCCAGCGTTAACGGCGGCACCTTTACCTTCGAGCCGGGGGCCACCCCGCCCGAGCGCACCCTGAGCCTCAAGCAGGACGCCGCGCTGCACTGGCTGCTGGGCGAAACCGACGCCTGGGCCCCGCTGCTTCAGGTGCTCCCCGACTGGGACCGTCCCCTGCACTTCACGGCCCGCTGGACCGACCAGCAGCCGGTGACTCGCGACCAGTACCGGCTGCTCAGCCGCGTGAGTCCGGGCACTTCGCTGCGGACGCTGGTGGAGCAAAGTGGCCTGCTGCCCCGCACCGCCGCCGGGCTGTACGCGCCCTTTGTGAGCGGCGGCCTGCTCGACTTCGGCTAA